Proteins encoded in a region of the Scrofimicrobium sp. R131 genome:
- the nuoF gene encoding NADH-quinone oxidoreductase subunit NuoF gives MSVFTEPGTLTPALTARWGQPESWTLASARKAGAYEGLARAQEMEPGEITELIKAAGVRGRGGAGFPTGLKWSFLPPDDGKPRYLVVNADESEPGTCKDMPLLMADPHLLVEGVAIASRAINCHHAFIYLRGEVVHVYRRLLEAIHEAEDAGLLGDLKITAHAGAGAYICGEETALLDSLEGRRGHPRLKPPFPAVAGLYQRPSVVNNVETIADVALIFRHPEGWYTTMGTEKSKGCGIFSVSGHVNNPGQFEAPFGITMRELLEYAGGVRDGHQLKFWTPGGSSTPIFTEEELDVPLDYEGVAAAGSMLGTRALQVFDETTSVVRTILKWSEFYQHESCGKCTPCREGTYWIKQIMLRLEAGKGVPGDIDLLDEIAGNIFGRSFCALGDAAATPIMSGIKRFREEFEAGLHTPAWELFPYEKSTIFAKGGAR, from the coding sequence GTGAGCGTCTTTACCGAACCCGGTACTCTCACCCCGGCGCTGACCGCCCGGTGGGGCCAGCCCGAATCCTGGACGCTGGCTTCGGCACGGAAAGCCGGTGCCTACGAGGGACTGGCTCGGGCCCAAGAGATGGAACCCGGGGAAATCACCGAGCTGATCAAGGCGGCCGGGGTGCGTGGGCGCGGTGGCGCCGGCTTCCCGACCGGCCTGAAATGGTCGTTCCTGCCCCCCGACGACGGCAAACCCCGCTACCTGGTGGTGAACGCCGACGAATCCGAGCCCGGCACCTGCAAGGACATGCCGCTGCTGATGGCCGACCCGCACCTGCTGGTCGAGGGCGTGGCCATCGCCTCGCGAGCGATCAACTGCCACCACGCGTTCATCTACCTGCGCGGCGAAGTGGTGCACGTCTACCGCCGACTGCTGGAAGCGATTCACGAGGCGGAGGACGCCGGGCTGCTCGGCGATCTGAAGATCACCGCCCACGCGGGGGCCGGCGCCTACATCTGCGGCGAGGAAACCGCGCTGCTGGACTCGCTGGAAGGCCGACGCGGTCACCCGCGGTTGAAGCCCCCGTTCCCGGCGGTGGCGGGCCTGTACCAGCGGCCCTCCGTGGTCAACAACGTGGAGACGATCGCCGACGTGGCGCTGATTTTCCGGCACCCCGAAGGTTGGTACACGACCATGGGGACGGAAAAGTCCAAGGGCTGCGGGATCTTCTCTGTTTCCGGTCACGTGAACAACCCCGGTCAGTTCGAAGCTCCGTTCGGGATCACCATGCGTGAGCTGCTCGAATACGCGGGCGGCGTGCGCGACGGTCACCAGCTCAAGTTCTGGACACCCGGTGGGTCCTCCACCCCGATCTTCACCGAGGAGGAACTGGACGTTCCCCTCGACTACGAGGGGGTGGCGGCGGCCGGCTCGATGCTGGGCACCCGCGCGCTGCAGGTCTTCGACGAGACGACCTCGGTGGTGCGGACCATCCTCAAGTGGTCCGAGTTCTACCAGCACGAGTCCTGTGGCAAGTGCACCCCGTGTCGCGAAGGCACCTACTGGATCAAGCAGATCATGCTGCGGCTCGAGGCGGGCAAGGGGGTCCCGGGAGATATCGACCTGCTGGACGAAATTGCCGGCAACATCTTCGGACGCAGCTTCTGCGCTCTGGGTGATGCGGCCGCCACGCCGATCATGAGCGGGATCAAGCGGTTCCGCGAAGAGTTCGAGGCGGGCCTGCACACGCCGGCCTGGGAACTCTTCCCCTACGAGAAGTCAACGATTTTTGCTAAAGGAGGTGCGCGATGA
- a CDS encoding NADH-quinone oxidoreductase subunit G, translating into MSDELVSLTIDDVEVQVEPGTLIIRAAEQTGVRIPRFCDHPLLKPVAACRQCLVEVGTPGPDGSIRMMPKPQPSCAIPVSPGMVVKTQHTSEVAYKAQEGIMEFLLINHPLDCPICDKGGECPLQNQAMTEGRDTSRFIDAKRVYAKPMRLTSQIMLDRDRCILCQRCVRFAKEIPGDAFLDLQGRGGGTAPTDDHTFMGEQVGTFDAEVLDYYVPGVEGPGRTDISGPYGQEGIISSVYAGPQRESERDLSGRTFASYFSGNIIQICPVGALTATSYRFRARPFDLVSTPSVTEHDASGSAIRVDIRRGEVVRRLAGNDPEVNEEWITDKDRFAFHWTDLEDRLRTPLVRENGELVPTSWSDALDRVARNLTGKVGLLPGGRLSFEDAWAWSKFARRVLGTNNIDARWREQSDEEAQFLGALVAGQGLGVTYQDVERAPEVLLVALEPEDECGSLFLRLRKGVKVKTVAPFLTRGSEKLSAQLIPAAPGAEVAALEQVELAEGAIILVGERAARTPGLLSAAASLAAKTGARLQWVPRRSGDRAAVEAGLLPNLLPFGRPVEDAEARESLPWGEQIPATPGLSAEQMLAGELDALILGGIDLRDWADPAAARAAIERTGFVVSLEVRRSELTELADVVLPVAPAVEKNGTFINWEGRLRPFGQSYASRSLTDRLVLNMLAKEMGVDLGVETLPDLYAEVNPLMVWRGARTAVPHEAPSAPASDQLTLTFHKVQIDLGRLLDGADHLANSARVPVALVSPATMERLGLAEDQQVTVTGERGSITLPIESREITEGTLWLPECSLGAGVHSEVGTAGSAVSVAAVAEV; encoded by the coding sequence ATGAGCGACGAGCTGGTCTCACTGACAATTGATGACGTTGAAGTTCAGGTCGAGCCGGGGACGCTAATCATCCGCGCGGCCGAACAGACCGGGGTGCGGATCCCGCGTTTCTGTGATCACCCGCTGCTGAAGCCGGTGGCCGCCTGTCGTCAGTGCCTGGTCGAGGTGGGAACGCCCGGCCCGGACGGTTCGATTCGGATGATGCCCAAGCCGCAGCCCTCCTGCGCTATTCCGGTTAGCCCCGGAATGGTGGTCAAAACCCAGCACACCTCCGAAGTGGCCTACAAGGCCCAGGAGGGGATCATGGAGTTCCTCCTGATCAACCACCCGCTGGACTGCCCGATCTGCGACAAGGGCGGCGAGTGCCCCCTGCAGAACCAGGCCATGACCGAGGGCCGGGACACCTCCCGCTTCATCGATGCCAAGCGCGTCTACGCCAAGCCGATGCGGCTCACCTCCCAGATCATGCTGGACCGGGACCGCTGCATCCTCTGCCAGCGCTGCGTCCGCTTCGCCAAGGAAATCCCCGGGGATGCGTTCCTGGACCTGCAGGGCCGCGGCGGCGGGACCGCCCCGACCGACGATCACACCTTCATGGGTGAGCAGGTCGGCACGTTTGACGCCGAGGTGCTGGACTACTACGTTCCCGGCGTGGAAGGCCCCGGCCGAACCGACATCTCCGGCCCCTACGGGCAGGAGGGGATCATCTCCTCGGTTTACGCCGGTCCCCAACGCGAGTCGGAGCGCGACCTGTCGGGCCGCACCTTCGCCTCGTACTTCTCGGGGAACATCATTCAGATTTGCCCGGTCGGGGCGCTGACCGCGACCTCGTACCGGTTCCGGGCCCGCCCGTTCGACCTGGTGTCCACCCCGTCCGTCACCGAGCACGACGCCTCCGGTTCGGCCATTCGGGTCGACATTCGCCGGGGCGAAGTGGTTCGCCGCCTGGCCGGGAACGATCCGGAAGTGAATGAAGAGTGGATTACCGACAAGGATCGGTTCGCGTTCCACTGGACCGACCTGGAGGATCGCCTCCGGACCCCGCTCGTGCGCGAAAACGGCGAGCTGGTCCCGACCTCGTGGTCCGATGCGCTGGACCGCGTGGCGCGGAACCTCACCGGCAAGGTGGGGCTGCTGCCCGGCGGTCGCCTCTCCTTTGAGGATGCGTGGGCCTGGTCCAAGTTTGCCCGGCGGGTGCTGGGAACCAACAACATTGATGCTCGCTGGCGCGAACAGTCCGACGAGGAAGCTCAGTTCCTGGGGGCCCTCGTGGCCGGCCAGGGTCTGGGAGTGACCTACCAGGACGTCGAGCGGGCACCCGAGGTGCTGCTGGTGGCCCTGGAGCCCGAAGACGAGTGCGGCTCGCTCTTCCTGCGACTGCGCAAGGGTGTCAAGGTGAAGACGGTGGCCCCGTTCCTCACCCGCGGGTCCGAGAAGCTCTCTGCCCAGCTGATTCCGGCGGCTCCCGGAGCGGAAGTAGCCGCTCTGGAGCAGGTGGAACTGGCTGAAGGCGCGATCATTTTGGTCGGCGAGCGGGCGGCTCGCACCCCGGGTCTGCTGTCGGCGGCGGCGTCGCTGGCAGCTAAGACCGGAGCTCGACTACAGTGGGTCCCGCGGCGCTCCGGTGACCGCGCGGCCGTGGAGGCGGGCCTGCTGCCGAACCTGCTGCCCTTCGGTCGTCCGGTGGAGGACGCGGAAGCTCGCGAGTCCCTCCCGTGGGGTGAGCAGATTCCCGCCACCCCCGGTCTGTCGGCCGAGCAGATGCTGGCCGGTGAGCTGGACGCCCTGATCCTGGGCGGGATTGACCTGCGTGACTGGGCCGACCCGGCGGCGGCTCGGGCCGCCATCGAGCGGACCGGCTTCGTCGTCAGCCTGGAGGTGCGTCGCTCTGAACTGACCGAGCTGGCCGACGTGGTTCTGCCCGTGGCCCCGGCAGTGGAGAAGAACGGCACCTTCATCAACTGGGAGGGTCGCCTGCGTCCCTTCGGCCAGTCCTACGCATCGCGCAGCCTGACCGATCGCCTGGTGCTGAACATGCTGGCGAAGGAAATGGGAGTCGACCTGGGGGTCGAAACCCTGCCGGACCTGTACGCGGAAGTCAACCCGCTGATGGTTTGGCGCGGGGCCCGGACCGCGGTGCCGCACGAGGCGCCCTCCGCTCCCGCTTCCGATCAGCTCACGCTCACCTTCCACAAGGTGCAGATTGACCTGGGTCGCCTCCTGGACGGGGCCGACCACCTGGCGAACTCCGCCCGCGTTCCCGTGGCCCTGGTTTCCCCGGCCACGATGGAACGCCTCGGCCTGGCCGAAGACCAGCAGGTCACGGTCACGGGTGAGCGCGGTTCGATCACGCTTCCCATCGAGTCCCGCGAAATCACGGAGGGCACCCTGTGGCTGCCCGAGTGCTCGCTGGGCGCGGGGGTCCATTCCGAAGTCGGCACAGCCGGCAGCGCGGTGAGCGTCGCCGCAGTAGCGGAGGTCTGA
- a CDS encoding NADH-quinone oxidoreductase subunit C, which translates to MSNDLQPTGDKEVQAPVRGFAEPEVIRVQQGSFGVQDAGDTTGFGGLVETFTLPGESARPYGGWFDSVVDILEELLAVDGVPVGEAIEKVVAEHDQLIIFVTREHLRRIARHLRDDQDLRFEMCLGVSAVNYPGDVGRELHGLYTFRSFTHNRSLSLEVAVPDADPHIPSIVDIYPGNDWPEREAWDLMGIVFDGHPALTRIEMPHDWVGHPQRKDYPLGGIPVQYRGATVPPADTRRSYN; encoded by the coding sequence ATGAGCAATGATCTTCAGCCCACCGGCGACAAGGAAGTTCAGGCGCCGGTGCGCGGCTTTGCCGAGCCGGAGGTCATCCGAGTTCAGCAGGGCTCCTTCGGGGTCCAGGACGCGGGCGACACCACCGGGTTCGGCGGCCTGGTTGAGACCTTCACCCTGCCGGGCGAGTCGGCTCGCCCCTACGGCGGCTGGTTTGACTCCGTCGTCGACATCCTGGAAGAGCTGCTGGCCGTGGACGGGGTCCCGGTTGGTGAGGCGATTGAAAAGGTGGTGGCTGAGCACGACCAGCTGATCATCTTCGTGACGCGGGAGCACCTGCGCCGGATTGCCCGCCACCTGCGTGACGACCAGGACCTGCGGTTCGAAATGTGCCTCGGGGTTTCCGCGGTGAACTACCCCGGAGACGTGGGACGCGAACTGCACGGCCTCTACACTTTCCGGTCCTTCACGCACAACCGTTCCCTCTCGCTTGAGGTGGCCGTGCCGGATGCGGATCCGCACATCCCCTCGATCGTGGACATCTACCCGGGCAACGACTGGCCCGAACGGGAAGCGTGGGACCTGATGGGGATCGTCTTTGACGGTCACCCGGCCCTGACCCGGATCGAAATGCCCCACGACTGGGTGGGGCACCCCCAGCGGAAGGACTACCCGCTCGGCGGGATTCCGGTCCAGTACCGGGGAGCCACCGTTCCGCCCGCCGACACACGGAGGTCGTACAACTAA
- the nuoH gene encoding NADH-quinone oxidoreductase subunit NuoH — protein sequence MNLALMSAEPIPADFSQETWWLTLIKALFIVVYLILSVIMALWVERRGLGRMQTRPGPNVAGPFGLFQALADAGKLLFKEDIWTSRADKFLYFLAPAIMAFTAFSVMAVIPMGPNVNMFGHSTPLQVADMPVSALYILAITSLGLYGIVLGGWSARSTLPLYGAVRSSAQVISYELSMGLALVSVFLMSGSMSTSEIVSAQKPFWWVIPLFPAFVIYVISMVGECNRLPFDLPEAEGELVAGHMTEYSSMKFGWYYLSEYINMLNVSAVATTMFLGGWHAPFPFNLIPALSGGWWGMLWFILKVWLFMFFMIWTRATLLRFRYDQFMKLGWKILIPIALVWLVMVSVLQGVRLWSGASLPTIMGVIIGVLVVVVFLAFWLTDRKPKVEEEPGEFDAFAGGYPVPPLPGQALPPSPRAGRVPVTATKEDSDE from the coding sequence ATGAATCTGGCCCTAATGTCGGCTGAGCCCATCCCGGCCGACTTCTCTCAAGAAACCTGGTGGCTGACGCTGATCAAAGCGTTGTTCATCGTGGTCTACCTGATTCTCTCGGTGATCATGGCGCTGTGGGTGGAACGGCGCGGACTGGGTCGGATGCAGACCCGCCCCGGCCCGAACGTGGCCGGCCCCTTCGGGCTGTTCCAGGCTCTGGCTGATGCCGGCAAGCTGCTGTTCAAGGAAGATATCTGGACGTCGCGCGCCGACAAGTTCCTCTACTTCCTGGCCCCGGCCATCATGGCGTTCACCGCTTTCTCGGTGATGGCAGTGATCCCGATGGGACCGAACGTGAACATGTTCGGTCACTCGACGCCGCTGCAGGTGGCGGACATGCCCGTGTCGGCGCTGTACATTCTGGCGATTACCTCGCTGGGCCTGTACGGCATCGTCCTGGGTGGCTGGTCGGCCCGCTCGACCCTGCCGCTCTACGGCGCGGTTCGCTCCTCGGCCCAGGTGATCTCCTACGAGCTGTCCATGGGCCTGGCCCTGGTGTCGGTCTTCCTGATGTCCGGCTCGATGTCCACCTCGGAAATCGTCTCCGCGCAGAAGCCGTTCTGGTGGGTGATCCCGCTGTTCCCGGCCTTCGTCATCTACGTCATCTCAATGGTGGGTGAATGTAACCGGTTGCCTTTCGACCTGCCCGAAGCTGAAGGCGAGCTGGTGGCCGGACACATGACCGAGTACTCGTCGATGAAGTTCGGCTGGTACTACCTGTCCGAGTACATCAACATGCTGAACGTTTCGGCCGTCGCGACCACCATGTTCCTGGGTGGTTGGCACGCGCCGTTCCCCTTCAACCTGATTCCGGCGCTGTCCGGCGGCTGGTGGGGGATGCTCTGGTTCATCCTCAAGGTGTGGCTGTTCATGTTCTTCATGATCTGGACCCGCGCCACGCTGCTGCGCTTCCGCTACGACCAGTTCATGAAGCTCGGGTGGAAGATCCTGATTCCGATCGCGCTGGTCTGGCTGGTGATGGTCTCGGTCCTGCAGGGCGTCCGCCTCTGGTCGGGAGCCTCCCTGCCGACCATCATGGGCGTCATCATCGGCGTCCTGGTCGTGGTCGTGTTCCTGGCCTTCTGGCTGACCGATCGCAAGCCCAAGGTCGAGGAGGAACCGGGAGAGTTCGACGCTTTCGCGGGCGGATACCCGGTGCCGCCCCTACCCGGGCAGGCACTGCCGCCCTCACCGCGTGCCGGGCGGGTTCCGGTCACCGCTACCAAGGAGGATTCCGATGAGTGA
- a CDS encoding NADH-quinone oxidoreductase subunit B family protein gives MGIEEQLPSGIALTSVENVLGLARKHSQFPVTMGLACCAIEMMAAGTPRFDMARFGLEVFRASPRHSDLMIISGRVSQKMAPIVRNVYDSMPEPKWVISMGACASSGGMFNNYAIVQGADHIVPVDVYLPGCPPRPEALIHAILTLREQIGKEPLGANREKIARAAEKAALEATPTHQMKGLLA, from the coding sequence GTGGGAATCGAAGAACAACTCCCGTCGGGGATTGCCCTCACCAGTGTTGAAAACGTGTTGGGACTGGCGCGCAAGCACAGCCAGTTCCCCGTCACGATGGGGCTGGCTTGCTGCGCAATCGAGATGATGGCGGCCGGGACCCCCCGGTTCGACATGGCTCGGTTCGGGCTGGAAGTCTTCCGCGCCTCGCCGCGTCACTCCGACCTGATGATTATTTCCGGGCGCGTCAGCCAGAAGATGGCTCCGATTGTCCGCAACGTTTACGACTCCATGCCCGAACCCAAATGGGTGATCTCCATGGGGGCCTGTGCCTCTTCCGGCGGCATGTTCAACAACTACGCGATCGTGCAGGGGGCCGACCACATCGTCCCCGTCGACGTCTACCTGCCGGGGTGCCCGCCCCGACCCGAGGCGCTGATCCACGCCATCCTGACCCTGCGTGAGCAGATCGGGAAGGAGCCGCTGGGCGCCAACCGGGAGAAGATTGCCCGCGCCGCCGAAAAGGCCGCGCTCGAGGCGACCCCCACCCACCAGATGAAGGGACTGCTGGCATGA
- a CDS encoding geranylgeranyl reductase family protein codes for MADDQHADVIIVGAGPGGASAAYHLAKAGVDVLVLEKSTMPRDKICGDGLTPAAVSELTLMGVDTSSWIHNRGLHVIGGGNDLYFEWPDQKTLPGYGLARPRMDLDHELIQHAVAAGARLAEGHLVYEAVTNSLGRVTGVRARVGRGAGAREVTATGKLIVDAGGVAARLATSLGIEKKQNRPLGVAARTYFRSPRADDQWMESHLELWNGEPGKSELLPGYGWIFPVGNGLVNVGLGSVSSRSQATKLPYKEVFQQWTHHLPEDWGFTPENQVGPLRSAALPMSFNRKPHYSNGLALVGDAGGMVSPFNGEGIAPALKAGRLLAQAALQGLSRPTELSFDRALSAYPQQLADEYGGYYSLGRVFVALIENPKIMRFCTYYGLPRRRLMKLVNKLLSDGFERSGGDVDDRLITGLTKMVSKV; via the coding sequence TTGGCGGATGACCAGCACGCTGATGTCATCATCGTCGGGGCGGGCCCCGGTGGTGCATCCGCGGCCTACCATCTTGCCAAGGCGGGCGTAGACGTCCTCGTACTGGAAAAGTCGACTATGCCGCGGGACAAGATCTGCGGCGATGGTTTGACGCCGGCTGCCGTCAGCGAACTGACGCTGATGGGGGTGGACACCTCCTCCTGGATCCACAATCGCGGGCTGCACGTCATCGGTGGCGGCAACGACCTCTACTTCGAGTGGCCCGACCAGAAAACTTTGCCCGGCTACGGCCTGGCTCGCCCGCGGATGGATCTGGATCACGAGCTGATCCAGCACGCGGTTGCCGCCGGGGCCCGGCTGGCCGAAGGCCACCTGGTGTACGAGGCGGTCACCAACTCGTTGGGACGCGTGACCGGGGTTCGGGCACGGGTGGGCCGCGGGGCCGGTGCACGCGAAGTCACCGCCACCGGCAAGCTCATCGTCGATGCCGGCGGGGTGGCGGCCCGCCTGGCCACCTCCCTGGGAATCGAAAAGAAGCAGAACCGCCCCCTCGGGGTGGCGGCGCGGACCTACTTCCGGTCGCCTCGCGCCGACGACCAGTGGATGGAGTCCCACCTCGAACTGTGGAACGGCGAGCCGGGCAAATCCGAGCTCCTTCCCGGCTACGGGTGGATCTTCCCGGTGGGAAACGGCCTGGTCAACGTGGGCCTCGGCTCCGTGTCCTCCCGCTCGCAGGCAACCAAGCTGCCGTACAAGGAAGTGTTCCAACAGTGGACGCACCACCTGCCGGAAGACTGGGGCTTCACCCCGGAAAACCAGGTGGGGCCCCTGCGCAGTGCCGCCCTGCCGATGTCCTTCAACCGCAAGCCGCACTATTCGAACGGGCTGGCGCTGGTCGGCGATGCCGGCGGGATGGTGTCCCCATTCAACGGCGAGGGGATTGCGCCCGCGCTCAAGGCCGGACGGCTGTTGGCGCAGGCTGCCCTGCAGGGTCTGTCGCGGCCCACCGAGCTCAGTTTCGACCGGGCGTTGTCCGCCTACCCGCAGCAATTAGCTGACGAGTACGGCGGGTATTACTCGCTGGGTCGGGTCTTTGTCGCGCTGATTGAGAATCCAAAAATCATGCGATTTTGCACCTACTATGGCCTGCCACGGCGTCGGCTGATGAAGCTGGTCAATAAACTGCTGTCAGATGGCTTCGAACGCTCTGGCGGGGATGTCGATGATCGCCTAATCACCGGGCTGACAAAGATGGTGAGCAAAGTATGA
- the nuoI gene encoding NADH-quinone oxidoreductase subunit NuoI yields the protein MSENLRYEQDPKGPIGEFFAPVAGYGVTFSSMFRPTVTEQYPFEGPFVQPRFHGRHQLNYYPDGLEKCIGCELCAWACPADAIFVEAASNTPDEQYSPGERFGRVYQINYLRCIFCGYCIEACPTRALTMGNDFELAEYTRLDDIYDKKMLLAEVPEGAVAAPHPMVKGLSDGDYYRGEVKGSTREQIEWVREHRPDEPTLATAKAVDEGAEQ from the coding sequence ATGAGTGAAAACTTGCGGTATGAGCAGGACCCCAAGGGGCCAATTGGTGAGTTCTTTGCGCCGGTGGCCGGCTACGGGGTGACCTTCAGCTCCATGTTCCGCCCCACGGTGACGGAGCAGTACCCGTTCGAGGGCCCGTTCGTTCAGCCCCGCTTCCACGGGCGCCACCAGTTGAACTACTACCCGGACGGCCTGGAAAAGTGCATCGGCTGCGAGCTGTGCGCCTGGGCGTGCCCCGCCGACGCTATTTTTGTCGAGGCCGCCTCGAACACCCCCGACGAGCAGTACTCGCCCGGGGAGCGGTTCGGTCGGGTCTACCAGATCAACTACCTGCGCTGCATTTTCTGCGGCTACTGCATCGAGGCCTGCCCGACTCGCGCCCTGACGATGGGCAACGACTTCGAGCTGGCCGAGTACACCCGGTTGGACGACATCTACGACAAGAAGATGCTGCTGGCCGAGGTGCCCGAAGGAGCCGTGGCTGCCCCGCACCCGATGGTCAAGGGCCTCAGCGATGGGGACTACTACCGCGGTGAAGTGAAGGGGTCTACCCGGGAGCAGATCGAATGGGTGCGCGAGCACCGTCCCGACGAGCCGACCCTGGCCACCGCCAAGGCCGTGGACGAAGGAGCCGAACAGTGA
- a CDS encoding NADH-quinone oxidoreductase subunit D: MKVQAAQGAEEVNLDDFTDVIAQGGDWEDILEEIRKVSTERVVLNMGPVHPSTHGVLRVVLELDGETVRETRVDIGYLHTGIEKNMEFRTFTQGVTFCTRMDYVAPFFQEVAYCLAVEKLLGVEAPERATLIRVLMMELNRIASHMVAIGTGGNELGATTMMTIGFRGREEILRIFERITGLRMNHAYVRPGGVAQDLPEGTVDYIRSLLPKVRRDIGEMQDLTLQNPIFKQRFIGVGYMPLSAMMALSMTGPSLRAAGLPTDLRKDQPYCGYENFEFDVPTYDSSDAYNRTLVRFDECYQSLRIVEQVLRRLEETDGAPVMVADKSIAWPAQLSVGADGQGNSLAHIANIMGQSMESLIHHFKLVTEGFRVPAGQVFQEIEHAKGIMGVHLVSTGGTRPFRVHFRDPSFNNLQSLSMATVGGQLADVVVTLGSFDPVAGGVDR; encoded by the coding sequence ATGAAAGTACAGGCCGCCCAGGGGGCCGAAGAGGTCAACCTCGACGACTTTACCGACGTCATTGCGCAAGGCGGGGACTGGGAAGACATTCTTGAGGAGATTCGCAAGGTTTCGACCGAGCGGGTCGTCCTCAACATGGGCCCGGTGCACCCCTCGACTCACGGCGTGCTTCGCGTCGTCCTGGAGCTGGACGGCGAGACCGTCCGGGAGACCCGGGTCGACATCGGTTACCTGCACACCGGGATCGAAAAGAACATGGAGTTCCGCACCTTCACCCAGGGCGTGACCTTCTGTACCCGGATGGACTACGTGGCGCCCTTCTTCCAGGAGGTGGCCTACTGCCTGGCGGTTGAGAAGCTGCTCGGGGTCGAGGCGCCCGAACGCGCCACCCTGATCCGGGTCCTGATGATGGAGCTGAACCGGATCGCCTCGCACATGGTTGCCATTGGCACCGGCGGCAACGAGCTGGGCGCCACCACCATGATGACGATCGGCTTCCGTGGTCGCGAAGAGATCCTCCGGATTTTCGAGCGGATCACCGGCCTCCGGATGAACCACGCCTACGTCCGCCCCGGCGGAGTTGCGCAGGATCTGCCCGAGGGCACCGTGGACTACATCCGCTCGCTGCTGCCCAAGGTGCGGCGCGACATTGGCGAGATGCAGGACCTGACGCTGCAAAACCCGATCTTCAAGCAGCGCTTCATCGGCGTCGGCTACATGCCGCTGTCCGCCATGATGGCGCTGTCCATGACCGGACCGTCGCTGCGGGCCGCCGGCCTGCCCACCGACCTGCGGAAAGACCAGCCGTACTGCGGCTACGAGAACTTCGAGTTCGACGTGCCCACCTACGACTCTTCGGACGCCTACAACCGGACGCTGGTGCGCTTTGACGAGTGCTACCAGTCGCTGCGGATTGTCGAGCAGGTCCTCCGCCGCCTGGAGGAGACCGACGGCGCGCCCGTGATGGTGGCCGACAAGTCGATCGCCTGGCCGGCGCAACTGTCCGTGGGGGCCGATGGGCAGGGCAACTCCCTCGCTCACATCGCCAACATCATGGGCCAGTCGATGGAATCCCTGATCCACCACTTCAAGCTGGTGACCGAGGGCTTCCGGGTCCCGGCCGGGCAGGTGTTCCAAGAGATTGAGCACGCCAAGGGCATCATGGGGGTCCACCTGGTGTCGACCGGGGGCACGCGCCCGTTCCGCGTCCACTTCCGGGACCCCTCATTCAACAATTTGCAGTCCCTGTCGATGGCCACGGTTGGCGGGCAGTTGGCTGACGTAGTCGTGACTCTGGGATCCTTCGATCCCGTCGCAGGAGGGGTAGACCGATGA
- the ndhC gene encoding NADH-quinone oxidoreductase subunit A has translation MTNPYVPLLIMGAVALLVSLGGLGASAILGPKQRSKVKAQNYECGIDPGPQRIEDGRFPVKYYLVAMTFIVFDIEVVFLYPWAVTFADVGVFGLISMVLFIGLITVPFIYELRREGLDWT, from the coding sequence ATGACTAATCCATATGTGCCGCTCCTCATCATGGGAGCCGTGGCCCTCTTGGTGTCATTGGGCGGTCTGGGCGCTTCAGCCATTCTTGGGCCCAAACAGAGAAGCAAGGTCAAGGCACAGAACTACGAGTGCGGGATCGACCCGGGTCCACAGCGAATCGAAGACGGTCGCTTCCCGGTCAAGTACTACCTGGTGGCGATGACGTTTATCGTCTTCGACATCGAAGTGGTCTTCCTGTACCCGTGGGCGGTGACCTTCGCCGACGTTGGCGTTTTCGGTCTGATCTCCATGGTTCTGTTCATTGGGCTGATCACCGTGCCATTCATTTACGAACTCCGCCGCGAAGGCTTGGACTGGACCTGA
- the nuoE gene encoding NADH-quinone oxidoreductase subunit NuoE produces MSFSAEVEQRLRADAAEIIARYPSDHARSALLPILHLVQSVEGYVSADGVALASELLDISRPEVSAVATFYTQFKRHPNGEYNVGVCTNALCGILGGDEIYEALSEHLQIEHDETTADGKITLERLECNAACDYAPVMIVNWEFFDNQTPESAVALVDKLQAGEPVAPTRGPDQLRTFKEVSRTLAGFRDDLANQGPSAGSPSQRGLEVAREHGWEAPVLKGDSK; encoded by the coding sequence ATGAGTTTTTCCGCCGAGGTTGAACAGCGTCTGCGTGCGGACGCCGCTGAAATCATTGCGCGCTACCCGTCTGACCACGCCCGCTCCGCCCTGCTGCCGATCCTGCACCTGGTGCAGTCGGTGGAGGGCTACGTGAGCGCGGACGGGGTGGCGCTGGCATCCGAACTGCTGGACATCTCCCGCCCGGAGGTCTCCGCGGTCGCCACCTTCTACACCCAGTTCAAACGCCACCCCAACGGCGAGTACAACGTCGGGGTCTGCACGAACGCGCTCTGCGGGATCCTCGGGGGCGACGAAATCTACGAGGCCCTCTCCGAGCACCTCCAGATTGAGCACGACGAGACCACCGCTGACGGCAAGATCACGCTGGAACGCCTCGAATGCAACGCGGCCTGCGACTACGCGCCGGTGATGATCGTCAACTGGGAGTTCTTCGACAACCAGACCCCCGAGTCGGCCGTGGCGCTGGTGGACAAGCTGCAGGCCGGGGAGCCGGTGGCCCCCACTCGCGGCCCCGACCAGCTCCGCACCTTCAAGGAGGTCAGCCGGACTCTGGCCGGGTTCCGTGACGACCTGGCCAACCAGGGACCGTCTGCGGGCAGCCCGTCCCAGCGTGGACTGGAAGTGGCCCGCGAGCACGGGTGGGAAGCACCCGTTTTGAAGGGAGACAGCAAGTGA